A window of Halogeometricum sp. S1BR25-6 genomic DNA:
TCGTCCGCATGCGGTGGAGCGACGCCCCGTTACCCGGGTCGACGGTCTGGAGCGACAGTTTCGCGGAGGTGACCGCCGACCCGGCCGGAATCTGTCCCGACCCGGTGCCGACGATGCCGTCGAAGCGGAGCAGGCCGTGCGTCTTGCGCCCCGACTTCGACGGTTCGTCGGTGTCGACCACGAGCGTCGTCGCGGAGCCGTACCCGGTGGTCGGCGAGTACTCCCGGAGGTAGGTGTCCTGCGTCCCCGCGTAGCCGCCGGACCCCTGCTGGAACGTCGCGGTGCCGGTGGTCCCGCCCGAGGACCCCGAATCGCCGCCCGTCCCGGAAGAGGGCTGGCCGAACCGGCTGGCGAAGTCGAAATCGAAGGAGAACTGGCTCCGCCCGTCGGTCCTGTACTGTTTCCGACTCGGCGAGTACGTCCGCACCGAGACGCGGTCGAGCGACCCCGACCCGCCGTCCGGGACGAATTTGATCAGCCGCATCCAGCCGTCGCCGCCGCTGGCGTAGTGCTGGTAGTCGGCCAGCATCTCATATACCGCCGTCCCGGCGGCGTTCGTCGAGGTTTGTTTCCACTGCCCGTCGGTGTAGTGGAAGTGCCCGCCGAGCACCATGAACACCTGCGGGTGCCGCCGAACGAGGTTTCGATAGATGTCCAAGCCGGAGTTGGCTCCGCTCCGCTGTCCGCCGTGCCCCTCGACGCCCGACTTGTCCCAGAGATACGAGTGCGTGGTGACGATGGTCGGCGTGTTCGCGTACTTCGAGAGCAGGTCGTCGGCCCACCCCATCAGCGTTCCCGAGTCCGAGACGGTGCCGGGGACGCCCCACTCCAAGTTCACGTGCAGGAAGGTGTACCCGCCCGCGGAGAACCGCTGATAGTGCGCTCGGTCGCCCGGTCCGGCGCCGAGATACCAGCTTTTCCCCGAGTAGCGCGCCTTCCCGAAGTACTTGCTGTAGTTCGCGAGACTCGACGAGCGGTTGCTGGTGGTCGCGTAGTCGTGGTTTCCGATGGTCGTCCCGTACGGCACCACCCCGTCAAGTTTGTCCATCACGGCGTCCATCCGCTGCCACTCGGTGGTGCTGCTGCCGTGTTCGACCAAGTCGCCCTCGTGGCTGACGAAGGCGATGTTCTCGGCGCTCCTGTTGGCCCGAATCCAGTCGGTCTGGGCGTGCGCCCGGGAGATGAGCGACGAACTCTCCGCGTACTTCTGCGTGTCCGGGATGGCGACGACCGTCCACGGACTCGCCGCGGCCGCCCCGGCGCTGCCGGCGCGGAGTCCGAGTCCCGCGGCGCCGACGGCTCCCACCGCACGGAGGTAGTTCCGTCTAGAGACCGGATGCGAATCGTCCCCGCGAGAATGTTGTCCCATATGCGTACTCCATCCAGACGACTCCGCTCCGGGGAAAAACTCTTTTTCAGAGGTATGGGACGGTCAGATATGTCAGGGATTCTCAACCATTATATGCGCGCACGGAGTCCACTACCGGGATGAGCGGAGACCCACGCCGACGAGTCGGACGCCAGCCGGGTCGGTCGGAACGGCCGAACGGCACCCCGAACGCGGCACAGGAGCCACAGTGGACCTCGTAGACCTCGGAACGCTCGAGGGCGGGGAGATCAGCGACGCGGCCGACCTGAACGAACGCGGAACCGTCGTCGGGTCGAGCGAGGGTCGGGTCGAGGGGGCGGTCTTCACGCGGGCGGTCCGCTGGGCGGCCGAAGCGGACCGGGACCCGGACGAGACGCCCGCGCCCGCGCCCACGCCCCTGCCGACGCTCCGTTCCGACGGGCGGGGCAACAGCGAGGCGACCGCCGTCGACGCTCGCGGCACCGCCGTCGGGAGCGCGCAGGACGACGACTGGGAGTGGCGGGCGGTGCGCTGGGTCGACGACGAGACGGTCGAACCCCTCGGGTCGCTCGGGGACGGACCGACGAGCAGCCGCGCGCACGGGGTCGACAACCGCGGGACTGTCGTCGGACACGCCGCCGCCGACGGCGGTGATATCGTCCGCGCGTTCCGCTGGACGGAGGCCGAGGGAATGCACGGACTCGGGACGCTCCGCTCGGACGACGAGGGTCGGAGCGCCGCTACGGCGGCGGCCGACGACGGGAGCGTCGTCGGGTACAGCGAGACGGACGACGGCCCCGTCCACGCCTTCCGGTGGACAGAGCGAGGAGGGATGACCGACCTCGGAGCGCTCGACGGCGACGACGCGAGCGCAGCGTTCGGCGCCACCCCGACAGCGGTCGTGGGGCGAAGCCTGCGGTCGGCGGAGTTCGCCTCGCGGACGGCGACGATGTGGACCGACGGCGAACCCGTCGAGCTCGGGACGTTCCGCGCCGACAACTCGGGCTACAGCGACGCGTACGACGTCGCCTGCGACGTGGTCGTCGGCGAGAGCCAGGTCGACGCGGGCGTCGGGCACGCGTTCTACTGGGACGGTCGATTGAGCGACCTCGGGACGCTCCGGGCGAACGGAATCGGTCGGAGTCGGGCCTCGGCCGTGAACGCCAGCGGCGTCGTCGTCGGACAGAGCGGGACCGACGACGACGAACGGCACGCCGTGCAGTGGACGCTCTAAGGGGAGACTGCCACGACGCGTCGAGAACGTCCGAACGGTTCACAATCGTTATACGCCGGCGGCCGGTACCTCACTTCGAGGGCCCGTAGCTCAGTGGACAGAGTGCTTGGTTCCGGACCAAGATGTCGCGGGTTCAAATCCCGTCGGGTCCGCTATTCTATCGCGAACGAAGTGAGCGTAGAATAGCGACAGCCGCGGGATTTGAATCAGGGAGCGAGCGAAGCGAGCGACCGGGGTTCAAATCCCGTCGAGTCCGTTCGGCCTTCGGCCTCACTCCCCCGACGTAGTCACGCTCACTTCGCTCGCGTGACTCCCGTCGGGTCCGTTTTGTGGAGGTTCACGTTGAACCGGGTTCGTCTCACTTCGCACCGACTCTCCGCCGGGTCCGTGCTCCCGTCCCCGTTCGTATCCCCGAGAGCGGAGACGCCACCCGACGAGGCCCAAACGCACTTCCTCGGGCGAACACAACTGGGAGTGTCATGAGTCTGAAAGCGTTCTTCCGCGGCGAGGAGACCGGAGCGGGGACCGACGAACAGTCGGCCCCGACGACGAACGCGCAGTCCGTCGGGTCGGACGAATCGTCCAAGTGCGGTCTCGCGCGCACGGCCCTCC
This region includes:
- a CDS encoding DNRLRE domain-containing protein — protein: MGQHSRGDDSHPVSRRNYLRAVGAVGAAGLGLRAGSAGAAAASPWTVVAIPDTQKYAESSSLISRAHAQTDWIRANRSAENIAFVSHEGDLVEHGSSTTEWQRMDAVMDKLDGVVPYGTTIGNHDYATTSNRSSSLANYSKYFGKARYSGKSWYLGAGPGDRAHYQRFSAGGYTFLHVNLEWGVPGTVSDSGTLMGWADDLLSKYANTPTIVTTHSYLWDKSGVEGHGGQRSGANSGLDIYRNLVRRHPQVFMVLGGHFHYTDGQWKQTSTNAAGTAVYEMLADYQHYASGGDGWMRLIKFVPDGGSGSLDRVSVRTYSPSRKQYRTDGRSQFSFDFDFASRFGQPSSGTGGDSGSSGGTTGTATFQQGSGGYAGTQDTYLREYSPTTGYGSATTLVVDTDEPSKSGRKTHGLLRFDGIVGTGSGQIPAGSAVTSAKLSLQTVDPGNGASLHRMRTKWTESDTWSSLGSGVQTNDVEAASTADAKTGTTTAGTTTVDVTKSVAAWVAGAANLGWVLAPSGSNGWDFYSSEGSTPPKLTVAYQRP